One genomic region from Anopheles bellator chromosome 2, idAnoBellAS_SP24_06.2, whole genome shotgun sequence encodes:
- the LOC131212058 gene encoding atlastin, with product MEVEARPVQVVETGEDHSFVLNEEALSEILMQPSVKDRAIVVVSVAGAFRKGKSFLLDFFLRYMYAKYVHKQSVLEWLGDEDEPLSGFSWRGGSERDTTGILMWSDIFLHDRANGEKLAIILMDTQGAFDSQSTVRDCATVFALSTMLSSVQIYNLSQNIQEDDLQHLQLFTEYGRLALADSGKKPFQRLQFLVRDWSFPYEAEYGAQGGQVILQRRLEVSDRQHPELQSLRRHITSCFTEIACFLMPHPGLTVAINPSFDGRLSDITPEFKQSLRELVPMLLGPHNLIVKEINGQKVKARDLVQYFKSYMAIYKGNELPEPKSMLVATAEANNLTAVAAAKEIYTQLMEDVCGGTKPYLSTGHLDSEHSRIKEKAMHQFSSKRKMGGEEFSEKYREKLEQDLDVTFETFRAHNESKNIFKAARTPAVYFAIAVVMYILSGIFGLVGLYTFANFANLIMGVALLTLATWAYIRYSGELGDFGVRLDEIASMLWENIMKPIYQSCMEKGIQHVATHATEYAISGGTASGNSGRRQLNGKVKHS from the exons ATGGAAGTCGAAGCCCGACCTGTGCAGGTGGTGGAGACGGGTGAAGATCACAGCTTCGTGCTGAACGAGGAAGCCCTGTCAGAGATCCTGATGCAGCCCAGCGTTAAGGACCGAGCGATCGTGGTGGTGTCCGTGGCTGGCGCCTTCCGAAAGGGTAAAAGTTTTCTACTCGACTTCTTTCTGCGCTACATGTACGCTAAG TATGTGCATAAACAGAGTGTTTTGGAATGGTTGGGCGATGAAGACGAGCCACTGTCCGGGTTCTCGTGGCGTGGTGGCAGTGAACGCGACACTACCGGTATTCTGATGTGGTCCGACATTTTCCTGCACGACAGAGCGAACGGCGAAAAG CTAGCGATCATACTAATGGACACACAGGGCGCGTTCGACAGTCAGAGCACGGTGAGGGACTGTGCGACCGTCTTTGCCCTGAGCACAATGCTCTCGTCCGTGCAGATCTACAACCTGTCACAAAACATCCAAGAAGATGACCTACAGCACTTGCAG CTTTTCACAGAATATGGCCGCCTGGCGCTGGCCGATTCGGGCAAAAAACCGTTTCAGCGATTGCAGTTTCTTGTGCGGGACTGGAGTTTTCCATATGAGGCCGAGTATGGGGCGCAAGGAGGCCAGGTGATCCTGCAACGAAGGCTTGAAGTGTCGGACCGGCAGCACCCGGAGTTGCAGTCACTGCGGCGACACATTACCTCTTGTTTCACCGAGATCGCCTGCTTCCTGATGCCACACCCCGGACTCACGGTCGCAATCAATCCCAGTTTCGATGGGCGTTTGTCAGACATTACGCCCGAGTTTAAGCAAAGCCTCCGGGAACTGGTGCCGATGCTGCTCGGGCCGCACAATTTGATCGTGAAAGAAATCAACGGACAGAAGGTAAAAGCGCGCGATCTAGTGCAATACTTCAAATCGTACATGGCGATCTACAAGGGCAACGAACTGCCGGAACCGAAGAGCATGCTGGTGGCAACGGCCGAAGCGAACAACctaacggcggtggcggccgccaaaGAGATCTACACTCAGCTCATGGAAGATGTTTGCGGTGGTACCAAACCGTACCTCAGTACGGGCCATCTGGACTCGGAACACAGTCGTATCAAGGAGAAAGCAATGCATCAG TTTTCCTCGAAGCGAAAAATGGGCGGCGAAGAATTTTCGGAAAAGTACCGCGAAAAGCTGGAACAAGATTTGGACGTCACGTTCGAGACGTTCCGGGCGCACAATGAGAGCAAAAATATCTTCAAAGCAGCCCGGACACCGGCCGTCTACTTTGCCATCGCCGTGGTCATGTACATCCTGAGCGGCATCTTCGGCCTAGTGGGGCTCTACACGTTTGCCAACTTTGCCAATCTCATCATGGGTGTTGCACTGCTCACCCTCGCGACCTGGGCCTACATCAG GTACAGCGGCGAGCTGGGTGATTTCGGTGTACGGTTAGACGAGATAGCGAGCATGCTGTGGGAAAAT ATTATGAAACCGATCTATCAATCGTGTATGGAGAAGGGTATCCAGCACGTAGCAACTCACGCAACGGAATACGCTATTAGCGGTGGCACTGCGTCAGGCAATTCCGGAAGACGCCAGCTAAACGGCAAAGTTAAGCACTCTTGA